In a single window of the Gemmatimonadaceae bacterium genome:
- the cas5u6u gene encoding type I-U CRISPR-associated protein Cas5/Cas6, whose protein sequence is MTRYLTIYVRAHEGRYHGDGAELPSPFRLFQALVAGAGISGPLDQQTKEALTWLEALPGAPIIASPRMTRGQAVTMFLPNNDLDKFGGDVRSIAKTRGAKKVWRPRHFDAAMPWIYAWPFAEDGASQADKICALSEKLYQLGRGVDMAWAWGEVLEETVLDAKLVEYNGTTRRPSAGNALLLACPDKGSFKSLERRYQAPRFRTENGHRVFVKPPQPSYRRISYESPPVRHVFELRSSADTDHRVAWPLAGASSLVVAAREAARDRLSTAMPDRIHDVDRYLVGRKPDGSNAAPAKDRVRIVAIPSIGMHYADRAIRRLLVEIPAACPLRNEDVRWAFSGAELFDADTGEVKDVLLSPSAEDDMLRHYGVGAAARVFRSVTPVVLPEEGRRRRIEPTRKLAEAKSGLERVVEVSGARATVVQALRHAGVSTPAVSIRLQREPFDGAGARVEPFAAGTRFDKERLWHVEVAFGAPVEGPLLIGDGRFLGLGLMAPARDVVPDTYVFAITEGLADQPHPLELARALRRAVMARVQATLGKREPLAPFFSGHAEDGAPISRSHSSHLSFAFDPEARTLLVLAPHIVERRVPTAQELDHLRALDAALVGFRQLRAGRAGVLALSPADFGEGDSSLLGHSRVWKTITPYVVTRHAKEGAATEILADNVVAECRRLGLPEPKVKSSNVRGAPGIGLTGNVELRFERRVAGPLSLGRTRHLGGGLFHAVEETDHR, encoded by the coding sequence ATGACCCGCTATCTGACCATCTACGTGCGCGCACACGAGGGACGCTATCACGGAGACGGTGCCGAGCTGCCGTCGCCTTTTCGCTTGTTCCAAGCACTCGTGGCGGGTGCTGGCATTAGTGGACCACTCGACCAACAGACCAAGGAAGCCCTTACTTGGCTTGAAGCACTCCCCGGTGCCCCGATCATCGCTTCGCCGCGCATGACGCGTGGCCAGGCGGTCACGATGTTCCTGCCGAACAACGACCTCGACAAGTTTGGCGGCGATGTTCGGAGCATCGCCAAGACACGCGGAGCCAAGAAGGTTTGGAGGCCACGCCACTTCGACGCAGCGATGCCCTGGATCTACGCGTGGCCTTTCGCGGAGGACGGGGCTTCTCAGGCGGACAAGATCTGCGCGCTCTCCGAGAAGCTCTACCAGCTCGGGCGAGGCGTTGATATGGCCTGGGCTTGGGGAGAGGTTCTCGAGGAAACGGTGCTGGATGCAAAGCTCGTCGAGTACAACGGCACTACTCGGAGACCGAGCGCGGGCAACGCCCTTCTGCTGGCATGCCCAGATAAGGGATCGTTCAAGAGCCTCGAACGTCGGTATCAGGCTCCGCGATTTCGTACCGAGAACGGCCACCGTGTCTTCGTCAAACCGCCGCAACCGAGCTATCGAAGGATCTCGTACGAGAGCCCTCCTGTTCGCCACGTCTTCGAGCTTCGCTCTTCAGCCGACACGGACCATCGTGTGGCGTGGCCCCTCGCAGGCGCATCGTCGCTCGTCGTAGCGGCGCGGGAAGCAGCTCGCGATCGCTTGAGCACCGCCATGCCCGATCGGATTCACGATGTGGACCGGTATCTCGTCGGTCGCAAGCCGGATGGTTCCAACGCAGCGCCTGCCAAGGACCGCGTGCGGATCGTCGCAATCCCATCCATCGGGATGCACTACGCAGACCGCGCGATCCGGCGCCTCCTTGTCGAAATCCCCGCGGCGTGCCCGCTTCGAAACGAGGATGTTCGCTGGGCGTTTTCGGGCGCAGAACTCTTCGATGCGGACACGGGTGAGGTGAAGGACGTCCTCCTGTCACCATCGGCCGAGGACGACATGCTGCGGCACTACGGCGTTGGCGCCGCGGCCCGAGTATTCAGATCTGTAACGCCAGTCGTACTCCCCGAGGAAGGCAGGCGCCGGCGCATCGAGCCAACGAGAAAGCTTGCGGAGGCCAAGTCCGGCCTCGAGCGCGTCGTGGAAGTCTCGGGAGCGAGAGCGACAGTAGTTCAAGCGCTCCGTCATGCGGGCGTGAGCACTCCAGCGGTGAGCATTCGCCTGCAGCGTGAGCCTTTCGACGGAGCCGGCGCACGCGTCGAGCCGTTCGCCGCGGGAACACGCTTCGACAAGGAGCGCCTCTGGCACGTCGAGGTTGCTTTCGGCGCACCGGTCGAGGGCCCGCTACTTATCGGTGATGGGCGCTTTCTCGGGCTTGGGCTCATGGCGCCCGCAAGGGATGTCGTTCCGGACACATATGTCTTCGCGATCACCGAGGGCCTCGCTGACCAGCCTCACCCGCTCGAACTTGCACGAGCGCTGCGCCGCGCGGTCATGGCGAGAGTGCAGGCAACACTCGGCAAACGCGAGCCGCTTGCACCCTTCTTCAGCGGTCACGCGGAGGACGGCGCTCCCATTAGTCGATCTCATTCTTCTCATCTCTCATTCGCCTTCGACCCAGAAGCGCGAACGTTGCTCGTCCTCGCACCGCACATCGTCGAGCGGCGCGTGCCCACGGCGCAGGAACTGGACCACCTTCGTGCCCTTGATGCCGCGCTTGTCGGGTTTCGCCAGCTGCGAGCGGGACGCGCCGGAGTCCTGGCGCTTTCTCCCGCGGACTTTGGAGAAGGCGATAGTTCGCTCCTAGGGCATTCGCGCGTGTGGAAAACCATCACACCATACGTCGTCACACGACATGCGAAGGAAGGCGCGGCGACGGAGATTCTCGCAGACAACGTCGTTGCGGAGTGCCGTCGCCTCGGTCTTCCCGAGCCCAAAGTGAAGTCGAGCAACGTTCGGGGCGCGCCCGGGATCGGGCTCACGGGGAATGTGGAACTGCGCTTCGAGCGGCGCGTTGCCGGGCCGCTCTCGCTCGGACGAACACGCCATCTCGGTGGAGGGCTGTTCCACGCCGTCGAGGAGACAGACCATCGGTGA
- the cas7u gene encoding type I-U CRISPR-associated protein Cas7, translating to MTSKPGQDTTQSPSAAEFLDSCLQPDGPVALHLRQKLLPVDSDESGRGVIFPPTYADIGYNIDTLADGTCVATIDTVGSQANRLEPIFRSTGRDAEGNELNPLARLVPQIEIILHRADGKTGKKKQEGEDGHVEKRSLLDLAHRSADAVVLASRTLAPEIAKAFEALRNNGNAAPLAAIAPTSLVFGVWDSRGGSGEKRPRLVRSIIRAWDVEILHSAAQFNSVWKALSEEQKKELDKAPKGKGVKLSTVGFADAPAVFRPTKLAIPKLRDDAPNPDARVLGGVLAKGSIERDVTINLVALRGIRGKDGTETTELQRYLLGLSLLAATADLELFLREGCLLRYANDDAWTKVPRRGEPTAVSLPKHDQLVAYAIDAATPFKAKWPSGLMKDDKPDLEHEFDLKEAKKLLVKKADEGPESEQPKQ from the coding sequence ATGACATCGAAGCCCGGACAGGACACCACTCAATCGCCGAGCGCTGCCGAGTTCCTCGATTCGTGTCTGCAACCCGATGGTCCGGTCGCCCTCCATCTGCGACAGAAGCTCCTTCCCGTCGATTCGGATGAAAGCGGCCGCGGCGTCATCTTCCCTCCAACGTACGCCGACATCGGTTACAACATCGATACTCTCGCGGACGGCACGTGCGTCGCGACGATCGACACGGTCGGGTCCCAGGCAAATCGCTTGGAGCCCATCTTCAGGTCGACCGGCAGGGACGCAGAGGGTAATGAGCTGAACCCGCTCGCGAGGTTGGTGCCGCAGATCGAGATCATCTTGCACAGGGCGGACGGCAAGACGGGAAAGAAGAAGCAAGAGGGTGAAGATGGCCACGTCGAGAAGCGTTCGCTCCTCGACCTCGCACATCGCAGCGCGGATGCCGTCGTGCTCGCGAGCCGGACGCTCGCCCCTGAGATCGCCAAGGCCTTTGAGGCCCTACGCAACAACGGTAACGCCGCTCCACTCGCTGCAATCGCCCCGACCTCGCTTGTCTTCGGCGTGTGGGATTCACGCGGCGGCTCCGGTGAAAAGCGTCCTCGCTTGGTGCGCTCGATCATTCGCGCATGGGATGTCGAGATCCTGCACAGCGCCGCACAGTTCAACTCGGTGTGGAAGGCGCTGAGCGAGGAGCAGAAGAAGGAGCTCGACAAGGCCCCGAAGGGAAAGGGCGTCAAACTCTCAACTGTTGGATTCGCCGACGCTCCCGCTGTGTTTCGGCCAACGAAACTCGCTATCCCAAAGCTCCGCGACGACGCCCCCAATCCGGATGCGCGCGTGCTCGGTGGTGTGCTCGCCAAGGGAAGCATCGAGCGCGACGTCACGATTAACCTCGTGGCGCTTCGAGGCATTCGCGGCAAGGACGGCACCGAAACCACTGAGCTTCAGAGGTACCTGCTCGGGCTCTCGCTTCTGGCGGCCACTGCGGATCTCGAACTTTTCCTGCGCGAGGGATGCCTGCTTCGCTACGCCAACGACGATGCTTGGACGAAAGTCCCGCGCCGCGGCGAGCCCACCGCCGTGAGCCTCCCGAAGCATGACCAACTTGTTGCGTATGCGATTGACGCTGCGACGCCGTTCAAGGCGAAGTGGCCCAGCGGACTCATGAAGGATGACAAGCCCGACCTCGAGCACGAGTTCGATCTCAAAGAGGCGAAGAAGCTGCTCGTGAAGAAGGCCGACGAAGGTCCAGAGAGTGAGCAGCCCAAACAATGA